A window from Citrus sinensis cultivar Valencia sweet orange chromosome 5, DVS_A1.0, whole genome shotgun sequence encodes these proteins:
- the LOC127902630 gene encoding uncharacterized protein LOC127902630: MAIGQEISSVKRGLPPAHYTLEIKKYSQLSKAVADRYESAIFKTKNESQECNWRLILYPNGNKKGQGTGHISLYLALDESTYFPNNSWEVYVNFTFFVQDRIKNEYLAIRYDDGAVIRLHSMKRECGIDKLIPLQAFKEPSNGYLVDDSCVFGAEIFVIKPTGKGEAVSIVKVPAQAGNILRWKIANFSNLRDPEYCSSEFNAGGREWRIVICPMGDDKDDKAKGNYLSFYVRLQGSDDIFQSKRKLFAEYKMRVLDHPRIRIDEQRSGCWFSSEIRESGYPCFMSLDDLHKGGYLYGDTLIVEVEFLIVSVVKDKK; the protein is encoded by the exons ATGGCTATAGGGCAAG aAATTTCAAGTGTTAAAAGAGGTCTTCCACCAGCTCACTACACGCTAGAAATAAAGAAGTACTCACAACTATCAAAGGCAGTTGCAGACAGATATGAATCTGCCATATTTAAAACCAAAAATGAATCCCAAGAATGCAACTG GAGATTGATTCTATACCCAAATGGGAACAAAAAAGGGCAAGGGACTGGCCATATTTCACTTTATTTGGCACTAGATGAAAGCACTTATTTTCCTAATAATTCTTGGGAGGTTTATGTTAACTTCACATTCTTTGTCCAAGACCGAATCAAGAACGAGTACTTGGCCATCCGGT ATGATGATGGGGCGGTGATTCGTTTACATAGTATGAAGAGAGAATGCGGTATTGACAAATTAATTCCTCTTCAAGCTTTCAAAGAACCTTCTAATGGATATCTTGTTGACGACTCTTGTGTATTTGGAGCTgagatttttgttattaagcCTACTGGCAAAGGAGAAGCCGTTTCCATTGTTAAGGTACCTGCCCAAGCTGGAAATATTCTCCGATGGAAAATCGccaatttctcaaatttaagagATCCTGAGTACTGCTCTAGCGAGTTTAATGCTGGAGGAAGAGAATG GAGAATTGTGATTTGTCCTATGGGAGATGATAAAGATGATAAAGCAAAGGGAAATtatctatcattttacgtaaGACTGCAAGGTTCGGACGATATCTTCCAATCTAAGAGGAAGCTGTTCGCTGAATACAAGATGCGAGTGCTAGACCATCCTCGGATCAGAATAGACGAACAAAGAA GCGGCTGTTGGTTTTCAAGTGAAATTCGGGAGAGCGGTTACCCCTGTTTTATGTCGCTTGATGATCTCCACAAAGGAGGATATCTTTATGGTGATACTTTGATCGTTGAAGTAGAATTTCTTATCGTTTCTGTGGTTAAGGATAAAAAATag